In a single window of the Zea mays cultivar B73 chromosome 5, Zm-B73-REFERENCE-NAM-5.0, whole genome shotgun sequence genome:
- the LOC100501193 gene encoding Pentatricopeptide repeat-containing protein At4g14850 encodes MRKLRSQKAGPPAAAASLRFAALLQSCGRTGDIRRGRALHARLLLTGAAAASTFLANHLITMYSHCADAVSAVRVFGVVPRPNLVSWTTLVSGLVQNSMHHDALAAFAAMRRAHIAPTQFALSSAARAAAALSAPRPGTQLHCIGIRLGFDNELFVASNLADMYSKCGLLHEACRVFDQMPQKDAVTWTTMIDGYAKNGSLEAAILIFRDMKCEGLVGADQHVFCSALSASGGLKDGWFGRSLHCCIIKAGFELETVVRNALLDMYAKSGDLENASRVVSIDPGGWNVVSATSLIDGYVEAGRIEEALETYTELGRQGVEPNEFTFASMIKGCAMHDLLEQGAQLHAQVLKTNLISDSFVGSTLVYMYGNCGLISLSLQLFNEIGYRTEIAWNAVINVYAQHGHGWGAIQAFDRMTSSGIRPNHITFVCLLTACSHAGLVDEGLGYFHSMKDAHGIEPKAEHYSCIIDMYGRAGRLDEAEKFISEMPVKPSAYAWCSLLGACRMQGNKELGEVAAQNLMKLDPNNTGIHISLSGIYTSLGQWEDVKAVKKSMKDISIKKLPGFS; translated from the coding sequence ATGAGAAAGCTGCGGAGCCAGAAAGCAGGcccgccggccgccgccgcctccctccGCTTCGCCGCGCTCCTCCAGTCGTGCGGCCGCACCGGAGACATCCGCCGAGGCCGCGCCCTACACGCGCGCCTCCTGCTCACCGGCGCGGCCGCCGCGTCCACCTTCCTCGCCAACCACCTCATCACCATGTACTCCCACTGCGCCGACGCGGTCTCCGCCGTCCGCGTGTTCGGCGTCGTGCCCCGCCCCAACCTCGTCTCCTGGACGACGCTCGTCTCGGGTCTCGTCCAGAACTCCATGCACCACGACGCGCTCGCCGCCTTCGCCGCCATGCGCCGTGCGCATATCGCCCCCACTCAGTTCGCGCTCTCCAGCGccgcgcgcgccgcggccgcaCTCTCCGCCCCGCGCCCCGGCACGCAGCTGCACTGCATCGGCATCAGGCTTGGCTTCGACAATGAGCTCTTCGTCGCGAGCAACCTCGCGGACATGTACTCCAAGTGCGGCCTCCTTCACGAGGCGTGTAGGGTGTTCGATCAAATGCCGCAAAAGGATGCTGTCACCTGGACTACCATGATCGATGGCTACGCGAAGAACGGGAGCCTAGAGGCCGCCATTCTGATTTTTCGGGATATGAAATGTGAGGGCCTGGTTGGAGCTGACCAACATGTCTTCTGCAGTGCATTGAGTGCATCGGGAGGGCTCAAGGATGGATGGTTTGGTCGAAGCCTGCACTGTTGTATAATTAAGGCTGGGTTTGAACTGGAGACTGTTGTGAGGAATGCGTTACTGGACATGTATGCTAAGTCTGGGGATTTGGAGAATGCCTCTCGTGTGGTGAGTATTGATCCTGGAGGTTGGAATGTTGTGTCAGCTACCTCACTGATTGACGGTTACGTTGAGGCAGGTCGTATTGAGGAGGCTCTTGAGACATATACTGAGTTGGGGAGGCAAGGTGTTGAGCCCAATGAATTCACTTTTGCGAGCATGATTAAGGGCTGTGCCATGCATGATCTGCTCGAACAAGGTGCCCAGCTGCATGCTCAAGTGCTCAAGACAAATTTGATCAGTGACTCATTTGTTGGTTCCACCCTTGTGTATATGTATGGAAATTGTGGCCTCATTAGTTTGTCCCTTCAGTTATTTAATGAGATTGGATACCGTACTGAGATTGCCTGGAATGCGGTTATAAATGTTTATGCGCAGCACGGTCATGGGTGGGGAGCAATCCAAGCTTTTGATAGGATGACCTCAAGTGGTATCAGGCCAAATCACATTACATTTGTCTGCCTGCTGACTGCATGCAGTCATGCTGGATTAGTGGACGAAGGACTGGGATATTTCCACTCCATGAAGGATGCACATGGTATTGAGCCTAAAGCAGAACATTATTCATGTATCATTGATATGTATGGTCGAGCTGGGAGACTAGATGAAGCAGAAAAATTCATAAGTGAGATGCCAGTCAAACCCAGTGCTTATGCTTGGTGCTCCTTGCTTGGAGCATGCCGTATGCAAGGAAACAAGGAGTTGGGAGAGGTTGCTGCTCAGAATCTTATGAAACTTGATCCAAATAACACCGGTATTCACATATCCCTTTCTGGGATATACACATCATTGGGCCAATGGGAGGATGTGAAGGCAGTCAAGAAGTCAATGAAGGATATCAGTATTAAAAAGCTGCCTGGTTTTAGCTAG